A genomic region of Rhipicephalus sanguineus isolate Rsan-2018 chromosome 3, BIME_Rsan_1.4, whole genome shotgun sequence contains the following coding sequences:
- the LOC119387026 gene encoding cuticle protein 65, translating to MNALTAVLVLAVAYTANAGGFGLGYGGYGGYGGYGYGGYGHGGYAPVAVHAAPVAVAGHVAKAVVPAQVTSAVTYRSDVYAPRLAKVVAAPVAVAAPVAVAAPVAVGYGHGYGGYGGYGLGLGYGYGHGYGLGLGYGFAGKHYG from the exons cTCACCGCCGTCCTCGTCCTCGCTGTCGCCTACACCGCCAACGCCGGTGGCTTCGGCCTCGGCTATGGTGGCTATGGCGGATACGGCGGATACGGCTATGGCGGATACGGACACGGAGGCTACGCCCCCGTGGCTGTTCACGCTGCCCCCGTCGCTGTCGCTGGCCATGTCGCCAAGGCTGTCGTGCCCGCCCAGGTCACCAGCGCTGTCACCTACAGGAGCGACGTCTACGCCCCACGTCTCGCTAAG GTCGTCGCTGCTCCCGTCGCCGTCGCTGctcccgtcgccgtcgccgccccCGTCGCTGTCGGCTACGGACACGGCTATGGTGGATACGGTGGCTACGGACTCGGTCTCGGCTACGGTTACGGCCACGGCTACGGACTCGGTCTCGGATACGGTTTCGCCGGCAAGCACTACGGTTAA